gCACATTTGTTCtagaattaatatattttaaaattttctttgttttcagtCGTTGACAAGTAGTTACTTACCTTTACGCGTagaaacatataatattattataaggtGAATGATTAATATTGATCCATTGACGAATTACTATGAAGAACACTGACTTATCTAACTGGTATGCATCGACCAAGAATTACAAGatatttgtttatctttattataataTCTAATATATGACAACAGattctaaattataataaagcACTTTATCAAATCAACaattatattaaagaatataattatgataaataaaagaatagtttattataaatataaaattgtctCTTATATGTTTCCAGACGCCCTTTTTCTCAGTACACGGTTTTCAAGAATTCGTCGTGGCAGAGCCTGTATAAGCCGCCAGCAATTTCTCAAATGATCACATCATTCAATGGTTCTGGAAGCTCTGTTGATGTGTGGGACCTTCTCAACTGGGACGCGTATTCTCTGTGTATAAAGATCGAAAGCGAGTTCTTTGAAAGTACATACTTTGACATGGCTGGTTACATGGGTGATGCAACAAGTTTTTGTTCGGCTGTGGACAGTGCCATAAGGAGTGAGACTGCCTCAAGTTTGGGAGCATCCCCTCCCCATAGTTTTGCTTCGGTGGTGGACTATGCATTGAGAAGTAGTTGTGCTTCTGAAGCAGATTTTGGAACGTCCCGTGTCTCCAGTTTTGTTTCGAGAGTGGACTATGTGATCAGGAGTAGTGGAATAACAGATTTAGAAACCTTCCCTGTGCCTGGTTTTGCTTCTGAGGCTTACTCCACCACTGTTGCTGAAGCAGATTTTCGAACGTCCCGTGTCTCCAGTTTTGCTTCGGGAGTGGACGACTATGTGATCAGGAGTAGTAGTAGTGAAGGAACAGATTTAAAAACCTTTCCTGTGCCAGGTTTTGCTTCTGAGGTTAACTCCACCACTGTTGCTGAAGGGTCATCACCAGTGTTGTCCAATGTCACAGAACATGCTGTTAAAGGCTTACAATTATTCAGCCAGGCTGAGCTTGTAGCAGCGACCAACAATTTCTCACTTAACAACAAGATTGGTGCTGGAAGGCTTGGTGTTGTGTACATAGGCAAACTCGTTGATGGCCGTGAGGTTGTAATCAAGAGGGTTGAAACctggcaaaagaaaaagatctCATCAATTAAATCTGCATTGACCTTCTTGTCCCGTTTACACCACAAACACTTGGTTGGGTTGGTTGGATTCTGTGAAGAGAAATACGAGAGGCTGTTGGTGTATGAGTACATGAAGAATGGTACCTTGTATGATCATTTGCATGAAAATGGTAGCAATGTGTTGAATCGGTGGAAAATGAGGATCACTATTGCTTTAGATGCTTCCCGAGGAATAGAATATCTTCATAAGTATGCAGCTCCACTATTTATTCACGGGCACGTCAAGTCTTCCAACATTCTTCTTGATGCCACTTGGCTGGCAAGAGTGTCTGATTTTAAATTGTGTTTGATGAGTCCAGAAGCTGAGCGTGATTACCGACGAATAAAGGTAGGAGGAACAGTTGGATACATTGATCCTGAGTACTATGATCTAAATATATTGACAGCAAAGAGTGATGTGTATGGGCTGGGAGTTGTACTGCTAGAGCTTTTAACAGGAAAGAAAGCTGTATTCCTTGATGGGGAAGATGGAGGTACCTTAAGTGTGCACCGTTTGGTGGACTTTGCAGTGCCTGCCATTTTGGCTGGAGAATTGGTCAACATTTTGGATCCTAGAGTTAGACCACCGGGTGTGAATGAGATTGAGGCATTGGAGTTGGTGGCCCAAACAGCCCTCCATTGCGTGAATCGGAAAGGTAAAGATAGACCATCCATGGCTGATATTGTGATCAGTTTGGAGAGAGCATTGGCCATCTGTTACGGTAGTACTTATCATATCATTCATGGGTGGatggattttgaaaatatagtttgGAAATATAAGGGATATGTTAGTTAgggatttataattttattttatttgtgtattttattttattttatccaacCTTTGCCCCGTCTAAACCATAATCACTTGGCTGGGCTAGTTGGGTTCTGTAAAGAGAAAGATGAAAGGTTATTGGTGTATGAAAAGATGAAGAATGGGGCGTTATTGGACAAGGTGAGCAGTGTATTGAATTATTGGAGAAGGAGAATCAAGATTGATTTGGATGCATTCGGGGGAATAGAACtaatccctaataattaatcaaaactAGATGACTATCAATACTCTTTAACACTCAGATAAAacgaaaaagaagaagataattaTTTCTTCCTTGCAAGTTTTGAATTAACTCCCAAATTATGATAAATTGtcatcataaattatttaagaaaacattctATCTTCATTCATTCAACTTATTATGGCCaagggtttttaattttataataaaaatcaaacgaTGGTTCCTGCTTTAATATCATTAACCTCCATTTCCATTCACATCCATTCGATTAGACTTTAAAGCACAAGGTGTCTCtacaatcaaaatataataaatcacttatcaattaaaataataatgccatgttaaagaaaatatttattttcttatttatagtttttcatcGATAAACTAtgatatatatgtaaattaataaataagatccattgaaaagaaattaaggtAATATTAACTATTGAAAACCTCCTCTTGCATGACCACGTATGTATAGACTAGTAAATAAGATCTATTAATATGATTCGATTTATTCTACTAATATTCTGTTGATAATAATCTTTGACCAACAATTGTTTAAATTACACTTAACGTATGAATGACTAAGGTTGACCTTCTCCTTTCCTAGCACCTTCTCAACCAATACATGGTACTTAACATGTACACGTATTCATATCTCCACGCGGTATATCAGTGTAATTGTGTATATAGGTGTTCTACAACATACATAAACTCACTTAGCTAGTGCACAAATAATAATTGAGATGGCTGATATCGTAGTTGACGCAAGGAGTTTTAGTTGGGCAGTGGACAGTGCCATAGCGAGTGAGAGTGCGTCAGATATGGGAGAATCTCGTGTCCGCAGTTTTGCTTCGGTAGTGGACAGTGCCATAAGGAGTAGCAGTGCTACTGAAGCGGATTTTGAAACATCCGCCCCTATCAGTTGTTTTGCTTTTGCTTCTGCGGTGACCCAAAGAATTGTTGCTGCACGACTATCACAAGCAGTGTCGGATGGGATAGGATATGTTCATACACGATTATTCACCCTAGCTGAGCTTAAAGCGGCCACCAACAATTTCTCACTTCACAACAAGATTTTTGGTGCTGGAAGCATTAGTGTTGTGCACAGAGGTAAACTCTTTGATGGTCGTGAGGTGGCTATCAAAAGGGCTGAAACCAGTTCTAAGATGAAGGAGTTTCAAGAGTTATTTGGCTATTTATCCCTTTTGCCCTGCCTACACCATAATCACTTGGTTGGGCTAGTTGGATTCTgtaaagagaaagataaaaggTTCTTGGTGTATGAGTACATGAAGAATGGGGCGTTATATGATCATTTGCATGACAAAAAGAATGTGGACAAGGAGAGCAGTGTGTTGAATTCTTGGAGAATGAGGATCAAGATTGCTTTGGATGCTTCCCGGGGAATAGAACACCTTCATAAATATGTAGTTCCAACTATTATTTACAGAGATATCAAGTCTTCCAACATTCTTCTTGATGCTAATTGGACGGCAAGAGTATCTGGTTTTGAATCGTCGTGTTTCATGAGTCCAGAAGCTGAGCATGTTTACACGGATATGGTTACCGCAAAGAGGGATGTGTACGGGCTTGGAGTTGTGCTGCTTGAACTTTTAACAGGAAAGAAAACTACATTCAAGTATGGGTCATATAGGTGCACACGTATGGTGAACATTGCACGACATGTTATTTTGGATGGGAAAATGGTGAACGTTTTGGATCCAAGGGTTGGAGCACCCCATGGAAATGACGAAGCAGAGGCACTGGAATTAGTGGCCCATACAGCGGTCAATTGTGTAAATTTGAACAGGAAAGATAGGCCAACTATGACTGAGGTAGTGGCCAATTTGGAGACAGCTTTATCACTTGCCAGTGATAACAGAAAAACAGACCATTTGCACTATTTATGACAATTTAATCTTACACAATGTATATACACATGCCATCACTCATTAAAGTATCATGACGCTGAATActaacattttttgacaatttttttttccggTAAAAGTTGGGGATCCCTAGCATTGCAGTAGTTATTagcatggttatcaaactcatTAACTCGGACGAGTTACATTCCTAGTCATAGCTTCTGAGTTAACTTGAAGGAAACTCGTTTTCCAACTAGAATCGGTGGAATCGTTCGAACTCGCGAGTTTGTAATGGTTTGGCGAGTtcgaaagaagaaaaatttgaaGCCAAATCATAGTCGTTTGGAGGGGAAAAATCACCTGGTTAGGGCTCCAATCTTTTGATATTAAGCCCCTTCTTCTTCGTTCTCTGAGCTACATCACCCTTTCGCCATCGCGTCACTCCCTCTGGCCATCGCACTCGCCGTCGACCATCATCTCGTAGCTGTCCTTGGTCGTGTCACCCTCGCGTCACTCTCTGTGCAAAGCTCCCAAACGGAGCCATCGCCGACATAGGCGCTGGTGGCACCACCTACGCCCTTCTGCTGGATCGCGTGAGCTTATTCTCGCTGTGTTTCCCTCCCAACAAAGGAAGTGAGGAGGTGCGGGGTGGCGCAGGAAATGGGGATAAAAGATaggattatttttttactttgggATAGAATgggtattaaaaaaattagggaGGTGCAGAAGAAATAAATGGGGTGCAAGAAGGGGCAGCCCCTCTCCACACTGCACAATGATGATtattatgtgtttattttttaattttgtagtgaaaaattaaaattagaccATTATGTCTGGAACAAATTTAACAGTGACACCTTGCACATCAGATCCATcatgggctctgataccactgttgggggAGGTTCAACACACACATAGAACTTGCTTTGGACCAAGTTTtcacgggtttgcttttggtaccactccaaaagaccTCTTACCATTAGaaatatctatgtgtatataaacccttgaccagtccttctttcactcaatgtgggactttgtttgctcTCTAAGAGAAGAGACAGTGTGTAAGAAAGATAGCTAAGAGTGGGTCTCTTTCATTGGGCTAGGAAAACGGTTTAAAGTTTCACTTTCTCAATTTGTAGCTGCACCTCCATGTTTTACTTGGGCAGTATACAGTGCTTATTAAAAGTATTGGAGTATATTTGGGAGCATTCAATGTCAGTGACTTTTCTTCTCAAGTCAATAATGCCACGAGAGAAGTTTCGGAGAAGATTCAAGCATTCCTTCAAGGAATGtgataattataatatctattattctATCTAAGTTATATACAATAATCAAATAGTAGATAACACATATCAATACTGTgtatgaattaatggagtttTTGAGTAAAAAATCTTGAATGATGTGAAAACTTGAAGTGATTCCACACGAAAACTAATATTTGTTATGATGCATAAGATATGTGACAGACTTTTGTTACTCTCAATCAATCAGAAAATTAGAATatattctctctctctatatatatatatataatgtttaaatattttctttatattaattatactaaATTCTCTAATTTCACGATACGAAATTAACTTGTATGTGTGATTATGTATGTAGATCTAAAACTAAGCTAATATAAtacattaactaaattaatatgTTGATATAAGATTATGGTATTCAcatagaataaaaatttatataaaaatatcatataaacatgcctttttttcttatttacatttatcagcaattttaattaataatttcattaaacatttatgatataataattcaCCTTAACTTTCTACTACCTAGTTTTTAGCTTTCAACTACtcatttctaaataaatatttaaagatttggatacataaaacaaaattttttacaCAAACTCCGAAGGTCCAACTCAAAAATGCTTCAGTGGctcaaaaatcaattaattcattCGACCATAATTTCCTAACATTTCAACTTCGGAAACGCTCAGGATGTCTAAATATTCTTCCTAGACTAGGATTAAAGAATGCATGGAACCATAAAAAGCCCATGAAACTTGCATCAGACATATCCACAttgaaagggaagaaaaataatgtaatcagACTAACAAAAAGGGGTAATGAAACTGATAATCATTTGATTCGAGAATATCTTTGTCTTtgttcatccacttcattcaTCCAATCTGAGAGCCGTAAAAGTCCCTTGTACCAATAATATGTAGCAGCAACAAGAATGATCAATATAAACACAAACAGAAGAAACCGCTTCGCTCCGGAAATTATTTTCTGTTCAATGATTCTCAAGTAGGTCAGCAAAGAAAAAGACAACTGGAACTTAAATATGGCTCGATTGTTAAGAAAAGTAACATTACCTGAAGTTTTGATGTTTCCTTGGATTCAAGAACCCGTTCTCTCCTTTTTCTTCGCTTTCGAACTGATTTTTCTGCATCTTGATCTTGTACCTTCAATAATTACTAAAGTATTAGACACTGCCACGGCACATCTCAATAAAGGCATGCCTCCtcaatttaatgaaaacaaagaaaatcaacATAATTTAGAAATTAGAGTAGGTAGTTTATGCACTGACAGTGTGAAGTATCATCAAACCAGAAATAGACGTAAATGGTATGTTTATTACCTTTTATATCGTATtggttgaaattttaattttagaaccTTTGATTTCTTATGTATGCAGCCGTGTAGGGGTATTGTCAATGTATAAAATGAGGCTAACATTCTCACaatgtaatgaaaatatttataggtATTGACAATTTGTTTCAGCAAAATAAACGTGTATGGTAGAAAAACACGAAGAATTTCACTCTTTCATTATCCTTTTTTCCATCCCTCTCTTAAATTAGTAAGTATCATATTTGTAATTTGATGAAACAACAGAGCATCCAAAAATAACACTACATGTCGCCACACATCAATATCTATATGTATTTGTGGTTTTGTATATAACTCTAACTTGGTTATGAAATTTATTAAGACCATAAATGGCACTGCAAACACAAAGATGCCTGTACAAAAGGAAGAATTTTAGAAGTGTGAATGTTAGGAGCTCGAAAGTGTATGAGAGGAGAAGATATAGGAGAGAGGGAGAAGAGGACCGAACGGTAGAAGAGGGTGAGCAAACAGACCGAACAGGGGAAGACAGGGGCGAGCGGACTGAACGGTAGACAAAGAAAAGCAAGATAGCCGAACGATAGAAGGTGGAGCACGGTTTGACCGAACGGTAGACAAGGGGGAGCGAGGGCGGGACATGAGTTGACCGAACGGTGGACGAGGGGGAATGACCACACCGAGTGGTTGGAAGCAACGAGGAAGCATCCTAACTGCCTCAACGGTTAGGATGGACAGGAAACTAATTAGAGTAATGAGAGCTTTTCTGAGAGGATATTCAGCCAGAGTTATTGAGAGTAAACAAGACCATATCTTAGGATATTATTTGGTATAAGTTAAATATAGGAAATAAGgctaaatatatttgtataagttaattatagCAAATAAggttattttctaatattcagTAGAGGTTTGGAGCGGGaaatatttagtataaataaaaggGAAGCCTAGGGTAAAAGACATGCTTttgatttgtttgttttgtaagAGAGGTTATGTTCTCAGGCAAGTGATGGTGAACCCGCTTCCAGTCATTGTTTGCTTTCTTTGATTCAGTTATTTCCATTCAATAAAAGAGGTTTATTCAGCTATTTTCCATTATTCCTAGTTTGTGAGTGTGTGAGGAAGTTTTCTAGTTCCGTCCCATACTCAGGTACGTAACAGTGAACAAAccttataaataaagtataaaagatTATAGAGTACATGTTGGAAAGTGCTGACAGAATCATGATTACCTCAGTAACCCTAGATTTACGCAATTGTAGTTCTGACTCAACAACCTGCACTTTACTCTTACAATCAGAATTGCAAGGAATTAGTCCAattccaaattgattttttggTGTGTCCCTTGGATGGCAACCCATAAGATGATACGCTGCTTGAACATCTTGACAAACCCACTCTTTTTTCAGTGTTTGGCATTTGCAACGAACTGTGACCTGTGAAGAATGATTTCATATTTTAGAAGtcaaattgaatcaataataGGTGTATTCATTTGTTTAGAATGCAGTAGCAAGAaaactagtacaaaaacatcgCTTGAGCTAATTGTGTTATGATTATTGAGTCATGTAGTACCTTTTTACAGCATTTCTCTGCATTTGTGCACTCACCGGGATGACATGTCTCTGGGCATAGATGCGTGCAATTTGGCAACTTTCTGCAAAACATGAGAAAAATAGGGCTGTCATATAATTTTACTAACCAATTAATAGAACAAGAAACAAGGAAGAGAGAGGAAACAAAGTCTAACAGAGATTTAGAACTTACAGTTGGTTTCAAGGGCTAaactagattttaaaaaaaaaattgctagtCTCTAATTACCTATGACATGGCCCACCACATGAACGGACAGTCTCTTGATCCTTTGCAGACAAGCTATTGTAATATATACACTCAAACACATGAACCATTGCACCACAGTGACATGACCGCTTAATGAGCACCTTGCATGGAGGACAGTCTCCAGGATGACATGACCGAGGGCAATTGTGTGGACATGCAGGCTCTCTTTCCTGATCAATGCAGTTAACACATCAACCAACAAACTATCAGTTCTAATTTTAGAAAGCATACAGGAGAGTTTCTCAATTTTACACAGGAAGACAAATAAGAAACTTCATTGAGCATAAATCCAGTGATAAAAATAGAGATTACAAAAAACCATAAATAAAGCCACCAGTgcaatataaatagtaaaattaaatggATTAATGGAATTCAGGAGGATCTAACACCTTCTGGCAACGAAGATAACAATCTTCACATGGTTCACTTCCTCGTAATTGGCTATCCAAGGCATGACAGGTTTTTGTACAATAATGATTGCCACATGGTAGAGGATTACCACATAAATTTTCACAGGAGAACTGTGATTTATCAGAGCAAACCATCTGATAGTAGGGTGAAAAGAAAACAGCAACTGTATTAGCAATATAAAAGAAGTTGCTTTTGgtcaaattaatcaaatattgcACATCCAAGTTCATATAGAGCTTTGAAGATATGCAAAACAAACCATTCTGTCAGCTCCAATGTGTTGTCCAACACATGATCTCCACACAAGTTCAGGGCAAGGAGGGCATGGAGTGCCAGGAACACCTTCACTTTGTTGTataatcttctttttcttgggtTTCAGAGTAAACTCTGGTTTAGGAGGAGGCTTAGGACCATGACACCTTCACAAAGACAAAGATATACCTAAAAGTTAAGTGTATGGACTGGTTGTTAACTCGTGATACTACTATGAGCCACATGCATTACTTTGCCAAGACTCAAGAACATAAGTAGAGACCGCTGAATCTTTGTTTTAGGACTTTCCATTCATgctaaatttcaaaaaatccAAAGGCCTAACATGCAGGCATTggttttatcataaataaagagAAACTTTTATCAAACCTTAATTTGCATGTATGGCCACATTGATACTCTCTGGCACAAGGTAGCCGACAAGGATGGCAGGCTCCATAATGGCATTTATGCGGCTACACAAAAACATAACTTGttaacaacataaaaataaaaaacatgaaccAGAAAAAATTAAGGATACACTTCATTTcgtaaaactaaagaaaatttaagtataataatGATATCTATGGATAGCTTTCTAATCATTCAGATTTAGAGAAAAGCAACACTAGAAACTTGTCGTCAATATATActgtgaatatttattttataaaaaataattgcataATGAAATGTAATcctccattttcaaatttaactgTACCAAGCATTGAAGGACATCAACTTTATTATATAATGGAAAATTTCAACACCAGAAACAGTTTCAAATAGAACAGAAAGCTCTATTTCGATTGTGGAATTTGTGAAGAAATCCAAGAACATGTTAATCCTCAAGAAAGTATATTCTATTGTACAGACTTATTACTGCTCTTTCacaagattaaaaatttaacttcagTAATATACACAGCCcggttttttaaaaaataatagttaaaattttatctgAAAGCAAGAAAAAAGTATACTCGAAGCTACAAATTATATTGAAGAAATATGAAAGACCTAAAGCTACAAATTCATAAATCTCTTTATAACAGTTAAAAAGCAAAATTCATGACTTGtaataagagaaaataacagTGATGAAATAGGGATAGCAACAGGTAAAACATCATATAAATGGTTATACTCAAACCAAATGAAAGGGCTGTACAACAGAAACCTGCTCAAACTCATTCAAAAATACTCTACAATATCGCAGGTTTGTCTTGGTAGAAAACGATCATACTGTAAAATGATAATACTTCAAGTTAAATCCATTAAATTAGAGCTTATATTAAGGATACAAAGACAAATTTATACTTCATATGATTAACTTCTGCTCAAATACTACGGGTCTTGTCTTATATTTGAAATCAGCCAAAATGGCGAGAATTAGATACtcatgatgattctgatgaaaTAAGCTTctttacataaaattttaaatgtcaAATGCACATTTTATCTTTGACAGTAAGCACTACTTCAAATTCTAGACCTCAAGGAGAGATAAATCTTATTATCTTTTCCCACTTTCCCTTATGTTCCAATTAATTATACAGTCGTACAAAaagattatttgtttgttatatcGAGAGCACAACCATGTATAGGAGACCAGGGATCAAATCCCAAGAATATAATGGGGaatcaaaattatttgattttaaatctcTAAAaggtttgataaaaataccacAGTAGAATGGGGATGGACACCCtattaaatatatcatattaccattaaaagaaaaaagagaatttttcttctaaaatattttcctCTACCATAGCTTCAGCAGactataaataaagtttatctCTGATTGAAAATGTAAATGCCTGAGTAAAAACAAGTCATATCAAATGGTACCTTGCAATTTGATGCATGCCGACATAAAGGAGTGATAGGACATGGTTTGGGACATCTAGGAGGTTTTTGGTCCATTTCCGTACCACAAGGAACCTGGTAGAAAATCCACTACTCATCATAATACATTCCAGGCCAGTTTTactaaaaattgaagaaatccAAGCACATAGGATCAAGTTCCAGAATATCATATAAGATAACAGTGCCATTTTGACCAAAGGAAAAGAGATAATAGACCACCATAAACAAACACAAAGGAAGAAGTAATAAAGAATACCAGTGTTTTTATGTGCGTGTTTACTGACCCAAACAACCGGCAAGATTAAGATCAATTTACTTacattaaaatacaaaagtcCAAAGGAAATAGCAAAAAGTAACCCATTGTTTACATGATCCCTGAACTtccaatattttaaatgaaaatgcatTAGACAAGGCTGGTCTCACAcgtaatatataaataggaaCATCACACTGACTACAAAATACAGcacataaattaaaactaataaaccTCCATATTTGATACTATGCATTTACCTTTGATGTTTCccagaatattttcaaaactttaaatgACTTTCCGTCATGTAAATTACCACTGTATTACAACACGACTgttgttcaaaaacaaacatgatATTTTGTTAATCAACTGTTCAACACCAAAGAGACCTCCCCACAATTAAATCAAACCTGTTAATGACAATTATGAGCTCTGATTTCTGTTTTCCATATAAAAAGAGTATACAAGTCACAGCCCTCAAATAATTGAGGTTTTCCCTTTTGGTGCTTCAAACACGTAAAATAAATTCTTCTTAAGTG
The sequence above is drawn from the Vigna radiata var. radiata cultivar VC1973A chromosome 3, Vradiata_ver6, whole genome shotgun sequence genome and encodes:
- the LOC106757051 gene encoding putative serine/threonine-protein kinase-like protein CCR3 translates to MADIVVDARSFSWAVDSAIASESASDMGESRVRSFASVVDSAIRSSSATEADFETSAPISCFAFASAVTQRIVAARLSQAVSDGIGYVHTRLFTLAELKAATNNFSLHNKIFGAGSISVVHRGKLFDGREVAIKRAETSSKMKEFQELFGYLSLLPCLHHNHLVGLVGFCKEKDKRFLVYEYMKNGALYDHLHDKKNVDKESSVLNSWRMRIKIALDASRGIEHLHKYVVPTIIYRDIKSSNILLDANWTARVSGFESSCFMSPEAEHVYTDMVTAKRDVYGLGVVLLELLTGKKTTFKYGSYRCTRMVNIARHVILDGKMVNVLDPRVGAPHGNDEAEALELVAHTAVNCVNLNRKDRPTMTEVVANLETALSLASDNRKTDHLHYL